Proteins found in one Nocardia brasiliensis ATCC 700358 genomic segment:
- a CDS encoding aldehyde dehydrogenase (NADP(+)): MDETTVDAIVAAAAAAAKPWAALGSADRAGVLRGIADRLDAHAEELIALAMRETHLSEPRLTAELQRTGFQLRLFAWTVLDGGYLDVRIDTADPDWPMGAPRPDLRRMNIPLGPVLNFAASNFPFAFSVAGGDTAAALAAGCPVIVKASPGHPLLSRAVADLIEQALLECGAPSGTFGLVLGREAGVQVLTHPAITAAAFTGSTAGGRALYDLACRRPVPIPFYGELGSINPVFVTEQAARTRAEEIAAGLLTAVSSSAGQLCTKPGLVAVPADAPVLGALSDLIRTRPVPTGELLNEAIAAGFAAVVRQVRDHADVELLAGGGPDEALLLATTARAVLADRDGLLHEMFGPATLLVTYRNTAELLDLARAVGGQLTATVFGEQADETTRALIAAAVDVAGRVLWNSWPTGLSVTYAQQHGGPYPATTAPSSTSVGTASISRFLRPVVYQSVPEDLLPLELRTGNPLSVPQSVNGAPTR; the protein is encoded by the coding sequence ATGGACGAGACCACGGTGGACGCGATCGTCGCGGCGGCCGCGGCGGCGGCAAAGCCCTGGGCCGCACTCGGATCGGCGGACCGAGCCGGGGTACTGCGCGGCATCGCGGATCGACTGGACGCGCACGCCGAAGAACTCATCGCCCTGGCGATGCGGGAGACACACCTGTCCGAGCCGAGGCTGACCGCGGAGTTACAGCGCACCGGCTTCCAGCTGCGCCTGTTCGCATGGACCGTGCTCGACGGCGGCTACCTGGACGTGCGCATCGACACCGCGGACCCGGACTGGCCGATGGGTGCGCCGCGCCCGGACCTGCGCCGGATGAACATTCCACTCGGACCGGTGCTCAACTTCGCGGCGAGCAACTTCCCGTTCGCCTTCTCCGTCGCGGGCGGGGACACCGCGGCCGCGCTCGCCGCGGGATGCCCGGTGATCGTCAAAGCCAGCCCCGGGCATCCGCTCCTGTCCCGTGCGGTCGCCGACCTGATCGAGCAGGCGCTGCTCGAATGTGGCGCGCCGAGTGGCACTTTCGGTCTCGTGCTCGGACGCGAAGCCGGCGTCCAGGTACTCACCCATCCCGCGATCACCGCGGCGGCGTTCACCGGATCGACGGCGGGTGGGCGTGCGCTCTACGACCTGGCATGCCGGCGCCCGGTGCCGATCCCGTTCTACGGCGAACTCGGCTCGATCAACCCGGTCTTCGTCACCGAGCAGGCGGCGCGCACCCGGGCCGAGGAAATCGCCGCGGGGCTGCTGACCGCGGTGAGTTCGAGCGCGGGTCAGCTCTGCACCAAACCGGGCCTGGTCGCGGTTCCCGCGGACGCGCCGGTCCTCGGCGCGCTGTCCGATCTGATCCGTACCCGGCCCGTGCCGACCGGCGAGCTGTTGAACGAGGCGATCGCGGCGGGTTTCGCCGCTGTCGTGCGGCAGGTGCGCGACCACGCGGACGTCGAACTGCTGGCGGGCGGCGGCCCGGACGAGGCCTTGCTGCTCGCCACGACGGCCCGCGCCGTGCTGGCCGATCGCGACGGCCTGTTGCACGAAATGTTCGGCCCGGCAACACTTCTGGTCACCTACCGGAACACCGCCGAACTGCTCGACCTGGCCCGGGCGGTGGGCGGTCAGCTCACCGCGACGGTGTTCGGCGAGCAGGCGGACGAGACGACCCGCGCGCTCATCGCGGCGGCCGTCGACGTGGCGGGACGGGTGCTGTGGAACAGCTGGCCCACCGGGTTGTCGGTGACCTACGCGCAGCAGCACGGCGGCCCCTACCCGGCGACCACCGCGCCGTCGTCGACCTCCGTCGGCACCGCGTCGATTTCCCGCTTCCTGCGGCCGGTGGTCTATCAGTCCGTGCCGGAGGACCTGCTGCCACTCGAATTGCGCACCGGCAACCCGCTTTCCGTGCCGCAGTCGGTGAACGGAGCGCCGACGCGATGA
- a CDS encoding dihydrodipicolinate synthase family protein: MTGSISSAAAKPWHGVLVATTLPFTADYSVDYDAYGAHVAWLAANGCHGVSPNGSLGEYQTLDDDERARVVTTAVAAAPAGFTVMPGIAAYGALQARKWAVQAATAGAQAVMLLPPNTYRGGRDSVLDHYRTVAEVGLPIVAYNNPIDTRIDLTPDLLAELHAEGLIVGVKEFTGDVRRFYEIKELAPELDVLVGSDDVVLELGIAGAVGWVAGYPNAIPKATVELYNAAVNRDLDKALPLYRDLHKLLRWDSKTEFVHAIKLSMDLAGRRGGQCRPPRVPLAQELAAKITAATRDVLAKGYQ, translated from the coding sequence ATGACCGGATCGATCTCGTCGGCTGCCGCCAAGCCTTGGCACGGGGTCCTGGTGGCCACGACGCTGCCGTTCACGGCGGACTACTCGGTCGATTACGACGCGTACGGCGCACACGTCGCGTGGCTGGCGGCGAACGGATGCCACGGGGTCAGCCCGAACGGATCGCTCGGTGAATATCAGACGCTGGACGACGACGAGCGGGCCCGGGTGGTGACCACGGCCGTCGCGGCCGCCCCCGCCGGGTTCACCGTGATGCCGGGCATCGCCGCGTACGGCGCGTTGCAGGCGCGCAAGTGGGCGGTGCAGGCCGCGACCGCCGGGGCACAGGCGGTAATGCTGTTGCCGCCCAACACCTATCGCGGCGGTCGCGACTCGGTGCTCGATCACTACCGCACGGTCGCCGAGGTCGGGCTCCCGATCGTCGCGTACAACAACCCGATCGATACCCGCATCGATCTGACCCCGGACCTGCTGGCCGAGTTGCACGCCGAAGGTTTGATCGTCGGCGTCAAGGAGTTCACCGGCGACGTGCGGCGCTTCTACGAGATCAAGGAACTGGCACCGGAACTCGATGTGCTCGTCGGCTCCGACGACGTGGTGCTCGAACTCGGTATCGCCGGCGCCGTCGGCTGGGTGGCCGGTTACCCGAACGCCATCCCGAAGGCGACGGTCGAGCTCTACAACGCCGCGGTGAACCGCGACCTGGACAAGGCGCTTCCGCTGTACCGCGACCTGCACAAGCTGTTGCGCTGGGATTCCAAGACCGAGTTCGTGCACGCGATCAAGCTGTCGATGGATCTGGCCGGCCGCCGCGGCGGGCAGTGCCGGCCGCCACGGGTCCCGCTCGCACAGGAACTCGCGGCGAAGATCACGGCCGCCACCCGGGACGTGCTGGCCAAGGGCTATCAATAA
- a CDS encoding aldehyde dehydrogenase family protein, with protein MIDEESRPATEGFHAAVGERFASFDPATGAVLGTYPVHGAAAVGAAVRTARAAQSSWAAAGFGERARILRAWRSALIRRRREIEDLLHAENGKSRADATIEVVVAVQHIDWAAKNARKVLRPRRIAAGPFMINHAALLEYQPLGVIGVLGPWDFPVFGPVGTAAYALAGGNAVVLKHSEYTPGIGAWLADSFGRIAGEDRLFQTVTGADATGTALCRAGVDKISFTGSRATAQQVLATCAETLTPVLVDAGATDAIVVDADADLNAAADAAVWGAMSNAGQVCISVERAYVHERVYDDFLDRVVTLARTLKAGVGEKIGPITMPEQVAIIRQHIADAIARGGKPVVGGLDVIGERFVQPTVLVDVPEDALVVREETFGPVLVVTRVADMDEALAKTNATGYGLGGAVFAGAHGTAMARRMRSGMTSVNSVLAYAGIPGLPYGGVGSSGFGRIHGPDGLREWTAAKAITRQRFPGPVRTTTFTRRPLDNRVLAGLARVLYGR; from the coding sequence GTGATCGATGAGGAGTCCAGGCCGGCGACCGAGGGTTTCCACGCGGCGGTGGGGGAGCGCTTCGCCTCGTTCGATCCGGCCACCGGCGCAGTACTCGGTACCTATCCGGTGCACGGCGCCGCGGCGGTCGGCGCGGCGGTGCGCACGGCGCGTGCGGCCCAGTCATCCTGGGCCGCCGCGGGATTCGGCGAGCGCGCGCGGATACTTCGCGCTTGGCGGTCGGCGCTGATCCGGCGGCGTCGCGAGATCGAAGATCTGCTGCACGCGGAGAACGGGAAATCGCGGGCCGACGCGACGATCGAGGTCGTCGTCGCGGTACAGCACATCGACTGGGCGGCGAAGAACGCGCGAAAAGTCCTGCGCCCGCGTCGAATCGCGGCCGGCCCGTTCATGATCAATCATGCCGCCCTCCTGGAGTACCAACCGCTCGGGGTGATCGGCGTGCTCGGTCCGTGGGATTTCCCGGTTTTCGGGCCCGTCGGCACCGCCGCCTACGCGCTTGCGGGCGGAAATGCCGTGGTGCTCAAGCACAGCGAATACACGCCGGGGATCGGCGCGTGGCTGGCCGACAGCTTCGGCCGGATCGCGGGCGAGGACCGGCTGTTCCAGACCGTCACCGGCGCCGACGCGACCGGTACCGCGCTGTGCCGCGCCGGTGTCGACAAGATCAGCTTCACCGGTTCGCGGGCGACCGCGCAGCAGGTGCTGGCGACCTGCGCCGAGACGCTCACCCCCGTGCTCGTCGACGCCGGCGCCACCGACGCGATCGTGGTCGACGCGGACGCCGACCTGAACGCCGCGGCAGACGCGGCGGTGTGGGGCGCCATGAGCAACGCCGGGCAGGTCTGTATCTCGGTCGAGCGCGCCTACGTGCACGAGCGGGTCTACGACGATTTCCTGGACCGGGTCGTCACGCTGGCGCGCACCCTGAAAGCCGGTGTGGGCGAGAAGATCGGCCCGATCACGATGCCGGAGCAGGTCGCGATCATCCGGCAGCACATCGCCGACGCCATCGCCCGCGGCGGCAAGCCGGTGGTCGGCGGACTCGACGTGATCGGCGAGCGTTTCGTGCAACCCACGGTCCTGGTCGACGTGCCGGAGGACGCGCTGGTGGTGCGGGAGGAGACCTTCGGGCCGGTGCTGGTGGTCACCAGGGTCGCCGACATGGACGAGGCGCTGGCCAAGACCAACGCCACCGGCTACGGCCTCGGCGGCGCGGTGTTCGCCGGTGCGCACGGTACGGCAATGGCCCGCCGCATGCGCTCGGGGATGACCTCGGTGAACTCGGTGCTCGCCTACGCGGGAATACCCGGCCTGCCCTATGGCGGCGTCGGCAGCTCCGGTTTCGGCCGGATCCACGGCCCGGACGGACTGCGTGAGTGGACCGCCGCCAAAGCGATTACCCGGCAACGCTTTCCCGGCCCCGTGCGCACGACCACCTTCACCCGTCGCCCCCTCGACAACCGGGTGCTCGCGGGACTCGCGCGGGTGCTCTACGGCCGGTGA
- a CDS encoding MupA/Atu3671 family FMN-dependent luciferase-like monooxygenase, whose protein sequence is MALRRAATLPQLLADRAAETPDRPGFTYLSDTGDTRTLSYGEVYAAAADIATTVREVGAPGDRVLVVAVFGPHFLTSFFGCMLAGRIPVPVANHQPGAAFSDLAALANLAADCAATAIMAPRAALDRIRAAGAQYPQLARIAWLADDEPSGTATEFGAVAPESLAFLQYTSGSTRAPRGVMVTHTNLMHNLGVIERTFGHTTDSKGVIWLPAQHDMGLIGGLLQPLYAGFPVVLLSPETFVRDPLTWLRAISEHGGTTSGGPNVCYDYSVRRVAAAEVTGLDLSRWEVAFVAAEPINPRALQRFADHFAPAGFRPQSLTPGYGLAESTLFVSVTPRGAGVRSTVLAGREVVSCGELSGGDAAIVSLAGDQRAEPGEIGEIWLSGPSVAAGYWSSDAETAAAFGARLPGDPATYLRTGDLGFLRDGELYVTGRVKELIIIRGRNIAPQDIEWTIETRHPALRRGRCAAVGVEVDGTESLAVLLEVDADKLAGTLADLETSIRQAISQSYGLDLHSAVFLSPGQLPRTTSGKVQRLKAKEEFLAEATRPTPTAPTEGVPARLARWLAQRTGVPAAELDTEKPLTTVGLDSVKAGEFGVFVEREFGYTVSAERLFEGLTTAQLAADIVARRPTGAIGAVERRAHPARSATAPVEFSLFFFASDAQRDNANRYGLFLDSAAFADQHDFRAIWLPERHFHRFGGLFPNPAVLGGVLARTTKRIRIRAGSVVLPLHDPVRVAEDWSMIDNLSGGRVDIAFATGWNPDDFVLAPGDYAEREQVMLSGADKVRRLWRGESLTLPNGKGEPVAIRTFPPPVQSELPMWITCSGGVGRFEQAGALGANVLTALLFQDIAELRGKIEAYRSARAAHGHDPRTGHVTLMLHTFLDPDADRVRAVVERPFKEYLRDSVDLWRRGAEPLNNLDAAEQDRVLDYAFARYFHTSALLGTPEHAATMVAELAAAGVDEIACLVDFGVEPAVVLDGLRHLATLRDRFGVLPDQYAARNAVRDRHPGTTAAPPADELADAELSASVRGRHALAHRNSGGVLAKARDFDLARRLQEADLLPFYPDLSDSDGATCRYQGRQLIMLGSNNYLGLTADRRVREATAAAALEDGPSVTGSRLMNGSTPAHGALERRLARFLGRPDALLFTTGYQANLGLLSAFMGAGTVLLVDEQCHASIYDGAAIGGCRLIQFRHNDSADLDRRLRTDAHGLPALVMVDGVYSMSGDIARLAEIRAVCDRHQVPLAVDDAHGLGMIGATGRGVEEELGLAGCADILTGTFSKSLASVGGWLAGPRDLLDWVRYYGRAQLFSASIPPPAVAAAAAALDILAAEPERVKKVRALSARWRTGLAELGFDTGTSTTTIVPVLIGDELLCLRFAKRLLDEGVYANCVLAPAVAADRAMMRTTVTAVHEPDQLDRALTVFEKVGRELRVLA, encoded by the coding sequence GTGGCGCTACGCCGTGCGGCGACACTTCCGCAGCTACTGGCCGATCGAGCCGCCGAGACACCGGATCGGCCCGGCTTCACGTACCTGTCCGACACCGGCGATACGCGCACACTGAGCTACGGCGAGGTGTACGCCGCGGCAGCGGATATCGCCACGACGGTGCGTGAGGTCGGCGCACCGGGCGATCGGGTGCTCGTCGTCGCGGTGTTCGGCCCGCACTTCCTGACCTCGTTCTTCGGCTGCATGCTGGCCGGGCGAATCCCGGTGCCGGTCGCGAATCATCAACCCGGAGCGGCATTCTCGGACCTCGCAGCGCTGGCGAACCTGGCCGCGGATTGCGCGGCGACGGCGATCATGGCACCCCGCGCCGCACTCGACCGGATCCGGGCGGCGGGTGCGCAGTACCCGCAACTGGCGCGGATCGCATGGCTCGCCGACGACGAACCATCCGGCACCGCAACCGAATTCGGAGCCGTAGCACCGGAAAGCCTTGCGTTCCTTCAGTACACATCGGGCTCGACCCGCGCACCGCGAGGCGTCATGGTCACCCACACCAACCTCATGCACAATCTGGGGGTCATCGAGCGAACCTTCGGGCACACCACCGACAGCAAGGGCGTCATCTGGCTGCCCGCGCAGCACGACATGGGGCTGATCGGCGGTCTCCTGCAACCGCTCTACGCGGGCTTTCCGGTGGTGCTGCTGTCCCCGGAGACCTTCGTCCGCGATCCGCTCACCTGGTTGCGCGCCATCTCCGAACACGGCGGCACCACCAGCGGCGGGCCGAACGTCTGCTACGACTACAGCGTGCGGCGGGTCGCCGCCGCCGAGGTCACAGGCCTGGACCTCAGCCGCTGGGAGGTCGCGTTCGTCGCCGCGGAGCCGATCAATCCGCGTGCGCTGCAACGCTTCGCCGACCATTTCGCACCGGCGGGGTTCCGGCCGCAGAGTCTGACGCCCGGCTACGGGCTGGCGGAGTCGACCCTGTTCGTCAGCGTGACGCCGCGCGGCGCGGGCGTGCGTTCCACCGTGCTGGCCGGACGCGAGGTGGTCAGCTGTGGCGAGCTGTCCGGCGGCGACGCCGCCATCGTGAGCCTGGCGGGCGACCAGCGGGCCGAACCGGGCGAGATCGGCGAGATCTGGTTGAGCGGACCGAGTGTCGCCGCCGGCTACTGGAGCAGCGACGCCGAGACCGCGGCGGCCTTCGGAGCCCGTTTGCCCGGCGACCCGGCGACCTATCTGCGCACCGGCGACCTCGGGTTCCTGCGCGACGGCGAGCTCTACGTCACCGGGCGGGTGAAGGAGCTGATCATCATCCGCGGACGCAACATCGCGCCGCAGGACATCGAATGGACCATCGAGACAAGGCATCCCGCGCTGCGCCGAGGGCGGTGTGCGGCCGTCGGCGTCGAAGTCGACGGAACGGAGTCGCTCGCGGTACTGCTGGAAGTGGACGCCGACAAGCTCGCCGGCACCCTGGCAGATCTGGAAACCTCTATCCGGCAAGCCATCTCGCAGTCCTACGGTCTCGACCTGCACTCGGCGGTCTTCCTCTCCCCAGGGCAGCTACCGCGTACGACCAGTGGCAAAGTACAGCGGCTGAAGGCCAAGGAGGAGTTCCTCGCCGAGGCCACGCGGCCCACCCCGACGGCACCCACCGAGGGCGTGCCGGCCCGGCTCGCGCGCTGGCTGGCCCAGCGCACGGGCGTCCCAGCCGCCGAGTTGGACACCGAGAAGCCGTTGACCACAGTGGGTCTGGATTCGGTGAAAGCCGGCGAGTTCGGCGTCTTCGTGGAGCGCGAGTTCGGCTACACCGTCTCGGCCGAGCGACTGTTCGAGGGGCTGACGACGGCGCAGCTGGCCGCCGACATCGTGGCGCGAAGGCCGACCGGCGCCATCGGCGCAGTGGAACGCCGCGCCCACCCGGCTCGATCCGCCACCGCCCCGGTCGAATTCAGCCTGTTCTTCTTCGCCAGCGACGCGCAGCGGGACAACGCGAACCGCTACGGCTTGTTCCTCGACAGCGCTGCCTTCGCCGACCAACACGATTTCCGCGCTATCTGGTTGCCGGAGCGGCACTTCCACCGCTTCGGCGGGCTGTTCCCGAATCCGGCGGTGCTCGGTGGCGTGCTGGCCAGGACGACCAAACGGATCCGGATCCGCGCGGGCAGCGTGGTGCTGCCGCTGCACGATCCGGTACGCGTCGCCGAAGACTGGTCCATGATCGACAATCTCTCCGGCGGCCGGGTCGATATCGCGTTCGCCACCGGCTGGAATCCGGACGACTTCGTGCTCGCCCCCGGCGATTACGCCGAGCGCGAGCAGGTGATGCTGTCCGGCGCGGACAAGGTCCGCCGATTGTGGCGCGGCGAGTCGCTCACCCTGCCGAACGGGAAGGGAGAACCGGTAGCGATCCGGACCTTCCCGCCACCGGTCCAGTCCGAGCTGCCGATGTGGATCACGTGCAGCGGCGGCGTCGGCCGCTTCGAGCAGGCGGGCGCCTTGGGCGCGAATGTCCTGACCGCGCTGCTGTTCCAGGACATCGCCGAACTGCGCGGCAAGATCGAGGCCTATCGCAGCGCTCGTGCGGCCCACGGCCACGACCCGCGCACCGGCCACGTCACGCTGATGCTGCACACCTTCCTCGACCCCGACGCGGACCGGGTCCGGGCGGTGGTCGAGCGGCCGTTCAAGGAGTATCTGCGTGATTCGGTCGATCTGTGGCGACGCGGTGCGGAGCCGCTGAACAATCTCGATGCGGCCGAACAGGATCGGGTGCTGGACTACGCGTTCGCCCGCTACTTCCACACCAGCGCACTGCTCGGCACTCCGGAACACGCCGCGACGATGGTCGCGGAGCTGGCGGCCGCCGGGGTGGACGAGATCGCCTGCCTGGTCGACTTCGGCGTCGAGCCCGCGGTGGTCCTCGACGGGTTGCGCCACCTCGCGACGCTGCGAGACCGATTCGGCGTGTTGCCGGATCAGTACGCCGCGCGGAATGCGGTGCGCGACAGGCACCCCGGCACAACCGCCGCCCCGCCCGCCGACGAGCTCGCCGACGCGGAGCTCAGCGCGTCCGTGCGTGGTCGTCATGCGCTGGCCCACCGCAACAGCGGCGGAGTGCTGGCCAAGGCCCGTGATTTCGATCTGGCGCGCCGGTTGCAGGAGGCGGACCTGCTGCCGTTCTACCCCGACCTGAGCGACTCGGATGGCGCCACCTGCCGATATCAGGGTCGGCAGCTGATCATGTTGGGTTCCAACAACTATCTGGGCTTGACCGCGGACCGGCGGGTCCGTGAGGCCACCGCCGCGGCGGCTCTCGAGGACGGGCCGAGCGTCACCGGCTCCCGGCTGATGAACGGCTCCACCCCCGCGCACGGCGCGCTCGAACGCCGCCTCGCGCGTTTCCTCGGCCGGCCGGACGCGCTCCTGTTCACCACCGGATATCAGGCGAATCTCGGCTTGCTGTCCGCGTTCATGGGTGCGGGCACAGTGCTACTCGTCGACGAGCAGTGCCACGCGTCCATCTACGACGGCGCAGCTATCGGTGGGTGCAGGCTGATCCAGTTCCGGCACAACGACAGTGCCGACCTCGACCGGCGCCTGCGCACCGACGCACACGGGCTGCCCGCGCTGGTGATGGTGGACGGCGTGTATTCGATGTCCGGAGATATCGCGCGCCTGGCCGAGATTCGCGCGGTGTGCGACCGCCACCAGGTCCCACTCGCGGTGGACGACGCACACGGCCTCGGCATGATCGGCGCGACCGGACGCGGCGTCGAGGAGGAACTCGGGCTGGCGGGCTGCGCCGATATCCTCACCGGAACGTTCTCCAAGAGTCTCGCGTCGGTGGGCGGCTGGCTGGCCGGGCCGCGCGATCTGCTCGACTGGGTGCGGTATTACGGTCGCGCCCAACTGTTCTCGGCGTCTATTCCGCCACCCGCCGTCGCCGCGGCCGCGGCCGCGCTCGACATCTTGGCGGCCGAACCCGAGCGTGTGAAGAAGGTGCGTGCGCTGTCGGCACGATGGCGGACGGGCTTGGCGGAGTTGGGCTTCGACACCGGTACCTCGACCACCACCATCGTGCCGGTACTGATCGGTGACGAGTTGCTGTGCCTGCGTTTCGCGAAACGCCTACTGGACGAAGGTGTCTACGCCAACTGCGTGCTGGCGCCCGCGGTGGCGGCCGACCGGGCGATGATGCGCACCACGGTTACCGCGGTGCACGAACCCGACCAGCTCGACCGCGCGCTGACGGTGTTCGAGAAGGTCGGGCGCGAGTTGCGCGTACTCGCCTGA
- a CDS encoding family 2 encapsulin nanocompartment cargo protein terpene cyclase, whose amino-acid sequence MRRSPSQFAAPSGLGTSAFRIPGAASPAAVESGENADIACALTEPPSIPLAERGIGRTLLRPEHVRHDTCAPLPYIEREWGDGSHSPLYCPATARIDEELGAEVNRRLVAWAEDVGIHEGRMDKFRDTGFGRLAMLTHPDSDDPDLLLVAAQMNAAWWAADDYYADETPLGATPTELPPRLALVMSAMDPPPPAGRFTEQLDEAVAADPVLVALKSATAHLSRHATPSQVMRACNTTFQMYVSWTAYAAWRYLETPPPAWRYLAARQHDSFYTSMTLIDVVGSYELTGNLFYAPLFHRTLMQAGTASVLVNDLYSAEKEAADELPDSNLVLLIQAEESCSLDDAIERTVALHNDFVRGFEANQRELAAIPSPELHRFLRGAQAWMAGGFEWHSASSRYKRDASE is encoded by the coding sequence ATGCGCCGATCTCCATCGCAATTCGCCGCCCCGTCCGGTTTGGGGACCTCGGCGTTCCGAATTCCGGGTGCGGCGTCGCCGGCCGCCGTCGAATCCGGCGAAAACGCCGACATCGCTTGCGCTCTCACCGAACCACCGTCGATTCCCTTGGCGGAGCGCGGAATCGGTCGAACCCTGTTGCGCCCGGAACACGTTCGACACGACACCTGCGCGCCGCTGCCGTATATCGAGCGGGAATGGGGCGACGGGTCGCATTCGCCGCTGTATTGTCCGGCGACCGCGCGGATCGATGAGGAGTTGGGTGCGGAGGTCAATCGGCGGCTGGTCGCGTGGGCCGAAGACGTCGGTATCCACGAGGGTCGCATGGACAAGTTCCGCGACACCGGCTTCGGGCGGTTGGCGATGCTCACCCATCCCGACAGCGATGACCCGGACCTGCTGCTCGTCGCGGCGCAGATGAATGCCGCCTGGTGGGCGGCCGACGACTACTACGCCGACGAGACGCCGCTGGGCGCGACCCCGACGGAACTGCCGCCGCGGCTGGCGTTGGTGATGTCGGCGATGGACCCGCCGCCACCCGCGGGCCGCTTCACCGAACAGCTCGACGAGGCGGTGGCCGCGGATCCTGTTCTCGTGGCGCTGAAGTCGGCCACCGCGCACCTGTCCCGGCACGCGACGCCGTCCCAGGTGATGCGCGCGTGCAACACCACGTTCCAGATGTATGTGAGCTGGACCGCCTACGCGGCGTGGCGGTATCTCGAAACACCGCCGCCCGCATGGCGTTACCTCGCGGCACGACAGCACGACAGCTTCTACACCTCGATGACGCTGATCGACGTCGTCGGGAGCTACGAACTCACCGGAAACCTTTTCTACGCACCGCTTTTCCACCGCACGCTGATGCAGGCGGGGACGGCGTCGGTGCTCGTCAACGATCTCTATTCGGCCGAGAAAGAGGCGGCCGACGAACTCCCGGACTCCAACCTGGTGCTGTTGATCCAGGCCGAGGAGAGCTGTTCGCTCGACGACGCGATCGAACGCACCGTGGCCCTGCACAACGATTTCGTCCGCGGATTCGAGGCGAACCAGCGTGAGCTCGCCGCGATCCCGTCGCCGGAGCTGCATCGGTTCCTGCGCGGCGCGCAGGCCTGGATGGCCGGTGGTTTCGAATGGCACAGCGCCAGCAGCCGCTACAAGCGTGACGCGTCCGAATAG
- a CDS encoding alpha/beta fold hydrolase: MPIARSNGHKIAFEVVGDGPPVVLHPGMFQVGAHWATAGYTSVLAADHTVITVDPLGLGASDAPGETADYALARRADYITAVLDEVGVDRAAFWGYSLGALTGYAVAVHAPERLTRLVAGAFDPIDGFGSALALMRGQLELPADADLYPLIEQGSLADPGLAAVIEAADPAALRANYAAFSREPGLKDRLAESDVPMLMYAGTEDIWFEPMRTFAEQTGTPFWALPAHDHVACWNNAAEVLRQVAPFLAGDRRV, translated from the coding sequence GTGCCCATCGCACGCAGTAACGGACACAAGATCGCCTTCGAGGTGGTCGGCGACGGTCCGCCGGTGGTGTTGCATCCGGGCATGTTCCAGGTCGGGGCGCACTGGGCGACGGCGGGGTACACCTCGGTCCTCGCGGCCGACCACACGGTGATCACCGTGGATCCGCTGGGCCTCGGCGCGAGCGATGCGCCCGGCGAGACGGCGGACTACGCGTTGGCGCGGCGGGCCGACTACATCACCGCCGTGCTCGATGAGGTCGGCGTCGACCGCGCCGCCTTCTGGGGCTACTCGCTGGGCGCGCTGACCGGTTACGCCGTGGCCGTGCACGCCCCCGAGCGGCTCACCCGGCTGGTCGCGGGCGCGTTCGACCCCATCGACGGGTTCGGCTCGGCGCTCGCGCTGATGCGCGGTCAGCTGGAACTGCCCGCCGACGCGGACCTGTACCCGTTGATCGAGCAGGGTTCGCTGGCCGATCCCGGCCTCGCGGCGGTGATCGAGGCGGCGGACCCGGCGGCGCTGCGCGCCAATTACGCCGCGTTCTCCCGGGAGCCCGGCCTGAAGGACCGGCTCGCGGAGTCGGACGTGCCGATGCTCATGTACGCGGGTACCGAGGACATCTGGTTCGAGCCGATGCGGACCTTCGCCGAACAGACCGGCACGCCGTTCTGGGCGCTGCCCGCGCACGATCACGTGGCGTGCTGGAACAACGCGGCCGAGGTGCTGCGCCAGGTGGCGCCCTTCCTGGCCGGAGATCGCCGAGTCTGA